In the Nitrospinota bacterium genome, one interval contains:
- a CDS encoding D-alanine--D-alanine ligase — protein sequence MKIGITYDLRRDYEKEGLSDENLAEFDSPDTVDAIERALTLNGYVTDRIGNIRALVARLAEGERWDMVFNIAEGLHGFGREAQIPALLDAYSIPYTFSEPLALSLTLHKAMTKRVLRDLGLPTADFRLVEAIEDVAAINLPYPLFAKPVAEGTSKGINAMSKIASNDELESVCRRLLVQFAQPVLVETYLPGREFTVGVIGTGKEARAAGALEIIMNGAAESCEVYTYLNKEECESRVEYRLVKDAAAKAAENVALAAWRGAGCRDGGRVDVRLDVYGVPNVVEINPLPGLHPTHSDLPIMCSQAGMEYKQLIGQIMESALKRSRRTTGGARMVMNV from the coding sequence ATGAAGATCGGGATCACCTACGACCTGCGGCGCGACTACGAAAAAGAGGGGCTCAGCGACGAGAACCTGGCTGAGTTTGACAGTCCGGACACCGTGGACGCCATCGAGCGGGCCTTGACCTTGAACGGCTATGTCACCGACCGGATAGGCAACATACGCGCCCTTGTCGCGCGGCTTGCCGAAGGGGAGCGGTGGGACATGGTGTTCAACATCGCCGAGGGGCTTCACGGCTTCGGCCGGGAGGCGCAAATCCCGGCGTTGCTGGACGCGTATTCCATCCCGTACACTTTTTCGGAGCCTTTGGCCCTTTCGCTTACCCTGCACAAGGCGATGACCAAAAGGGTGCTTCGCGACCTTGGCCTGCCGACGGCGGATTTTCGTCTGGTGGAGGCGATTGAGGATGTGGCGGCCATAAACCTGCCGTACCCTTTGTTCGCAAAACCTGTGGCGGAGGGGACCAGCAAGGGGATCAACGCCATGTCCAAGATAGCTTCCAACGATGAACTGGAGAGCGTGTGCCGCAGGTTATTGGTCCAGTTCGCGCAGCCTGTGCTGGTGGAGACATACCTTCCGGGGCGCGAGTTCACGGTCGGCGTGATAGGGACCGGGAAAGAAGCCCGGGCCGCAGGCGCCCTGGAGATAATCATGAATGGCGCGGCGGAGAGCTGCGAAGTGTACACCTATTTGAACAAGGAAGAGTGCGAAAGCCGCGTGGAATACCGCCTGGTAAAAGACGCGGCGGCGAAGGCGGCGGAGAATGTGGCCCTGGCGGCCTGGCGGGGGGCCGGGTGCCGCGACGGTGGAAGGGTGGACGTGCGGCTGGACGTATATGGCGTCCCCAACGTCGTGGAGATAAATCCACTGCCCGGCCTTCATCCCACCCATTCGGACCTGCCGATTATGTGCTCGCAGGCCGGCATGGAATACAAGCAGCTTATCGGGCAGATAATGGAGTCGGCCCTCAAGCGTTCCCGAAGGACAACGGGCGGCGCCCGGATGGTCATGAACGTTTAG
- the lnt gene encoding apolipoprotein N-acyltransferase, translated as MTKKTNYSAAASDLGIAAISGLALAASFPDMGLWGMAWVALVPLLYSIRGKSVTRGFFMGFVFGLIYFELSVWWVINTITEYGHLPLWMAAIVQTLLITTMACYTGLFGGAVAWVSSRVSKDMGLAMAPFGWVTIEFFRIHSADFSFPWARIADSQYLLLPLIQIADVAGEEGLGFIIVMFNAALVKTVEWGVKRLASGGKEPLREKFPAVWVLISFGLVAACLIYGFAKLDKTYNGTPVSVALIQGNIDQARKWDRSYIQPQIDIYMSRTLEAARNGAKLIIWPEAAAPFVFGKDPKRDPAVLALARDFGADMILGAPWAQWEDGAVHEYNRAWLIRPDGMATSYDKLHLVPFGEYVPFQNILRFISRVVVAIGEMKPGGRITLLDAGEFKAGAQICYEIIFPEYSREIARLGGGVIVNITNDSWYGDSPASRQSMAMGVFRAVENRLPLLRAAQSGVSAIISPDGRILAQTPLFVETTLNGSFTPATGGEITMYGATGDLFDWLCAAASLLFMVYAYTRGARSR; from the coding sequence ATGACGAAAAAGACAAATTACTCGGCAGCGGCCTCTGATCTTGGAATCGCCGCCATCTCCGGGCTGGCGCTGGCGGCAAGCTTTCCGGACATGGGCCTTTGGGGCATGGCGTGGGTGGCGTTGGTCCCGCTTCTATATTCCATCAGGGGCAAATCAGTCACCCGCGGCTTCTTCATGGGTTTCGTGTTCGGCCTTATCTACTTTGAGCTTTCGGTATGGTGGGTGATAAACACCATCACAGAATATGGCCACCTGCCACTATGGATGGCCGCCATCGTCCAGACGCTGCTGATTACGACAATGGCCTGTTACACGGGGCTTTTCGGGGGGGCGGTGGCGTGGGTCTCCTCCCGTGTTTCCAAGGACATGGGGCTGGCCATGGCTCCATTCGGGTGGGTGACCATAGAATTTTTCCGCATCCACTCCGCGGACTTTTCTTTTCCCTGGGCGCGGATCGCCGATTCGCAGTATCTTCTGCTTCCGTTGATCCAGATCGCCGATGTGGCGGGGGAGGAAGGGCTTGGATTTATCATCGTGATGTTCAACGCCGCACTGGTCAAGACCGTGGAGTGGGGAGTCAAACGCCTGGCATCTGGCGGGAAAGAGCCGCTCCGTGAAAAATTCCCTGCTGTATGGGTTTTAATAAGTTTTGGACTTGTGGCCGCCTGCTTGATATACGGCTTTGCAAAGCTCGATAAAACGTACAATGGAACGCCAGTTTCAGTGGCGTTAATACAGGGGAACATAGACCAGGCTCGCAAGTGGGACCGCAGCTATATCCAGCCGCAGATTGACATATATATGTCCCGGACGCTGGAGGCCGCGCGCAATGGCGCAAAATTGATCATATGGCCGGAAGCGGCGGCGCCATTCGTGTTCGGCAAAGATCCAAAGCGCGATCCCGCTGTGCTGGCGCTGGCAAGGGATTTCGGCGCGGACATGATACTTGGCGCGCCGTGGGCCCAGTGGGAAGATGGCGCTGTCCATGAATACAACAGGGCATGGCTGATAAGGCCGGACGGAATGGCAACAAGTTACGACAAGCTCCACCTGGTGCCGTTCGGCGAGTATGTGCCGTTTCAGAATATTCTGCGGTTCATAAGCCGCGTAGTGGTGGCGATAGGCGAGATGAAGCCCGGCGGGAGGATAACCCTGCTCGACGCCGGTGAATTCAAGGCCGGGGCGCAGATCTGCTACGAGATTATTTTCCCGGAATACTCGCGGGAAATCGCGCGGTTGGGTGGCGGCGTGATTGTCAACATCACCAACGACTCATGGTATGGCGATTCCCCCGCCTCCCGCCAGAGCATGGCCATGGGGGTGTTCCGCGCGGTGGAGAACAGGCTGCCGCTTCTTCGGGCGGCCCAGTCCGGAGTGTCCGCCATCATTTCGCCCGACGGCAGGATTTTGGCGCAGACTCCGCTATTTGTGGAGACCACGCTCAACGGAAGTTTCACGCCCGCAACTGGAGGCGAAATCACAATGTACGGAGCCACCGGCGATTTGTTCGACTGGCTCTGCGCCGCCGCCAGCCTGCTCTTCATGGTGTATGCATACACCCGGGGCGCAAGAAGCAGGTAA
- a CDS encoding glycosyltransferase family 9 protein — MNTLIIRTGGLGDTILTLGAAQWLKESGRHVTVMAHGGYREIADLFGFAFIAEEESGFESIYSETSAKLRVILGGFDTIIAIKADMTADMTAGLAKASSGRAFRIAPLPPMDYEKPYSLYLAESIAKTLGIAPPSEPPFPKPLAGWKKCDQLTATIHSGSGSPKKNWPFNNFMSLARTLAGERAARVNIIFGPAELERMEDAVKKAGTLEDVNIVTNPGYGRLAAILLKSSVYIGCDSGVTHLAAALGVPTVALFGPSNAKVWRPAGTRVKIMAAEDGDMESIRVEQVIEAVNTASQGCGATEPL, encoded by the coding sequence GTGAATACACTGATAATCCGCACGGGGGGGCTCGGCGACACCATATTGACCCTCGGCGCGGCGCAATGGCTGAAAGAATCGGGGCGCCATGTGACCGTGATGGCCCACGGCGGATACCGTGAGATCGCAGACCTTTTCGGGTTTGCCTTTATCGCGGAGGAGGAAAGCGGATTTGAAAGTATTTATTCGGAAACTTCGGCAAAGCTTAGAGTAATATTGGGCGGCTTTGACACGATAATAGCCATCAAAGCGGATATGACCGCGGATATGACTGCCGGGCTTGCGAAAGCGTCTTCTGGCCGGGCCTTTCGGATTGCGCCGCTGCCGCCGATGGACTATGAAAAACCGTATTCGCTATATCTGGCCGAGTCCATCGCCAAAACTCTTGGAATCGCCCCGCCATCCGAGCCTCCCTTCCCAAAACCTTTGGCAGGATGGAAAAAATGCGATCAACTTACAGCCACTATTCATTCCGGCTCAGGCTCGCCAAAAAAGAACTGGCCGTTCAATAATTTTATGAGTCTGGCGCGGACGTTGGCAGGCGAACGGGCGGCCCGGGTGAATATTATTTTCGGCCCGGCGGAATTGGAAAGAATGGAAGACGCGGTCAAAAAGGCCGGTACGCTGGAAGATGTGAACATCGTTACCAACCCGGGATACGGCCGCTTGGCCGCAATACTGTTGAAGTCTTCCGTTTATATCGGATGTGATTCGGGAGTGACCCACCTGGCGGCGGCGCTGGGAGTTCCAACGGTGGCGCTTTTCGGGCCGTCAAACGCGAAGGTTTGGAGACCGGCGGGAACTCGGGTGAAAATAATGGCGGCGGAAGATGGCGATATGGAAAGCATAAGGGTGGAACAGGTAATCGAAGCGGTCAACACCGCGTCTCAAGGTTGCGGCGCGACGGAACCTTTGTAA
- a CDS encoding glycosyltransferase, with translation MSQITVFILVRDEPYGFSELTGMIRRQDEEGFETIAFVPPDLSKATAHMVERNFKNTRVVARDDMGGALNEAVKSAARELIVILDSAFLPSNQVWLNRLTAPLKAGDAEVVTGRLAHDLYTNWLIQNDFACDQNLVNRGGLPPFYFQFANFAAKKSVLAANPFPSSGIDDFALRWALDNSIPHRFVADAVVTHLEHISLDGFVEAYRRYGRHTRGLGKPLRESLKLFWRGIGRDAAFALSKRKPQWLFFSLYFRARQAMGFYKGSVAPQP, from the coding sequence ATGAGCCAGATCACCGTTTTCATCCTTGTGAGGGACGAGCCATACGGCTTTAGTGAATTGACCGGCATGATCCGCCGCCAGGACGAGGAAGGGTTTGAGACCATCGCCTTCGTCCCGCCGGACCTTTCAAAGGCCACGGCTCACATGGTGGAGCGCAATTTCAAAAATACTCGGGTGGTGGCGCGCGACGATATGGGTGGGGCGCTCAACGAGGCGGTGAAAAGCGCGGCACGGGAGTTGATCGTGATCCTTGATTCGGCGTTCCTGCCGAGCAACCAGGTGTGGCTCAACAGGCTGACGGCGCCGCTAAAGGCGGGCGATGCGGAGGTGGTGACAGGCCGGCTGGCGCACGACCTTTACACAAACTGGCTGATCCAGAACGATTTCGCGTGCGACCAGAACCTGGTCAACCGCGGTGGGCTCCCTCCCTTTTACTTCCAGTTCGCGAACTTCGCCGCGAAAAAAAGCGTTTTGGCCGCAAATCCTTTCCCCTCATCGGGCATAGACGATTTCGCCTTGCGCTGGGCGCTGGACAATTCCATCCCCCACAGGTTCGTCGCGGACGCCGTTGTGACGCATCTTGAACACATTTCGCTGGATGGTTTCGTCGAGGCGTATCGCAGGTATGGCAGGCATACGCGCGGCCTTGGAAAACCTCTTCGAGAAAGTTTAAAGCTGTTTTGGCGCGGAATTGGCCGGGACGCTGCCTTCGCGCTATCGAAGCGAAAGCCGCAGTGGCTTTTCTTCTCGCTATATTTCCGTGCAAGGCAGGCGATGGGATTTTACAAAGGTTCCGTCGCGCCGCAACCTTGA
- a CDS encoding SH3 domain-containing protein: MKMGLTFLIFSALLAPQIAFATPKSITIAVKKTSVRSDKQFFAPAIAEVNRLDKLDVAEESGGWYKVKVGGKTGWVHKSATGEESKGASSSLFGGDDASKVSADEVALAGKGFNEKVEKEYKKKNPELNFAAVDKMEKITVKDERIASFVKDGKLSPRELK; this comes from the coding sequence ATGAAAATGGGCCTTACATTCCTCATCTTTTCCGCCCTCCTTGCGCCGCAAATCGCGTTCGCCACTCCAAAATCCATAACCATCGCGGTCAAAAAAACATCTGTCCGGTCGGACAAGCAATTTTTCGCTCCTGCGATAGCCGAGGTGAACCGGCTCGACAAGCTGGACGTGGCCGAGGAAAGCGGCGGGTGGTACAAGGTGAAAGTGGGAGGCAAGACAGGCTGGGTCCACAAGTCGGCGACGGGGGAAGAATCAAAGGGCGCAAGCTCTTCCCTTTTCGGCGGTGACGACGCTTCCAAGGTTTCCGCCGATGAGGTGGCGCTGGCCGGCAAGGGATTCAACGAGAAGGTGGAGAAGGAATATAAAAAGAAGAATCCCGAGCTCAATTTCGCCGCAGTGGACAAGATGGAGAAAATAACCGTGAAGGACGAGAGGATCGCCTCCTTTGTCAAAGACGGAAAACTTTCGCCAAGGGAGCTTAAATGA
- a CDS encoding M48 family metalloprotease: protein MRRAFLIAAVIAIAAVSGVRPAASFDIGDVLMKGLEKKDAIIKTTQALRKGFTDLTEEEEYYIGRSVAAKILNDYKPADDAARTEYVNTLGQTLARFSSRPETYAGYHFLLIKSDEVNAFAAPGGFIFITTGLYSKLRNEEQLACVLAHEISHVTLKHGLGAIKSSRLTEAFTIIGTEAVKEYSSSQIAQLTTAFEGTIDDIVNKMVVNGYSRSQEFEADEEAVKVAYRAGYNPAGLTEFLATLSEESKGEKDLGFYKTHPPASDRKSNAEKVIKGKKLEGEDDPARTKRFSKYQAR from the coding sequence ATGAGGCGCGCGTTCTTAATTGCCGCCGTGATCGCCATAGCGGCGGTTTCCGGCGTCCGCCCGGCCGCTTCCTTTGATATCGGCGACGTACTGATGAAAGGGCTGGAGAAAAAGGACGCCATAATAAAGACCACCCAGGCATTGCGAAAGGGCTTTACGGACCTGACGGAGGAAGAGGAGTATTACATTGGCCGGTCCGTTGCAGCGAAGATATTAAACGATTACAAACCGGCGGACGACGCGGCGCGGACCGAATATGTAAACACCTTGGGGCAGACGCTGGCGCGGTTCTCGTCCCGGCCGGAGACTTACGCCGGATACCATTTCCTGCTGATAAAGTCGGACGAGGTGAACGCCTTCGCCGCCCCCGGTGGCTTCATTTTCATCACCACCGGGCTTTATTCAAAGCTTCGCAACGAGGAGCAGCTTGCCTGTGTGCTGGCGCACGAAATAAGCCACGTCACGTTAAAACACGGCCTTGGGGCGATAAAATCGTCCCGGTTGACGGAGGCCTTCACAATCATCGGGACGGAGGCGGTGAAGGAATATTCATCATCCCAGATAGCGCAGCTTACCACCGCATTCGAAGGGACGATTGACGACATCGTGAACAAGATGGTGGTCAACGGCTATTCCCGCTCGCAGGAGTTCGAGGCGGACGAGGAGGCGGTGAAGGTCGCGTACAGGGCCGGGTACAACCCGGCGGGGCTCACGGAGTTCCTTGCCACGTTAAGCGAGGAATCGAAGGGTGAGAAGGACCTGGGATTTTACAAGACCCATCCACCGGCTTCAGACCGCAAATCCAACGCCGAAAAAGTCATCAAAGGGAAAAAGCTGGAAGGGGAAGACGATCCGGCCAGGACGAAAAGGTTCTCCAAATATCAGGCCAGATGA
- the budA gene encoding acetolactate decarboxylase — protein sequence MSANKLIAALIIVLALCGHSFAGEGGVWQVGVINALSVGVLEGDTTIGELKTEGDTGIGTFNGLDGEMAVADGIVYRIGSDGAAAPASDAMKTPFATATRFAPEMEAKLAKVESFTDMADQLDKSLPTQNGIYAIRIDGRFDYLKVRSVPGQKRPYPTLNEVVKAQTVFTLENVEGTLVGFRFPAYLKNVNVPGWHMHFLTKDRKRGGHALDLRAAGLGAKLAMARRHTVKMFYNADFNQADLAGAGEYSKSFAPDR from the coding sequence ATGTCCGCAAATAAACTTATCGCCGCGTTGATAATCGTCCTTGCCCTTTGCGGCCATTCCTTCGCCGGGGAGGGTGGCGTGTGGCAGGTGGGGGTGATCAACGCCCTGTCCGTTGGGGTGCTGGAGGGTGACACCACAATCGGGGAATTGAAAACAGAGGGGGACACAGGCATCGGCACGTTCAACGGGTTGGACGGCGAGATGGCCGTGGCGGATGGAATCGTTTACCGAATCGGGAGCGACGGGGCGGCGGCGCCAGCTTCGGACGCGATGAAGACCCCATTTGCCACGGCGACCAGGTTCGCTCCGGAGATGGAAGCGAAGCTTGCCAAGGTCGAGAGTTTCACGGACATGGCCGATCAGCTGGATAAATCATTGCCAACGCAAAACGGCATTTACGCCATCCGCATAGACGGCAGGTTTGATTACCTGAAAGTCCGAAGTGTTCCCGGCCAGAAGCGGCCATACCCCACACTAAACGAAGTGGTGAAAGCCCAGACCGTGTTCACGCTGGAGAATGTGGAGGGGACACTTGTCGGGTTCCGGTTTCCAGCTTATTTGAAAAACGTGAACGTCCCCGGATGGCACATGCATTTTTTGACGAAAGACAGGAAGCGCGGCGGCCACGCCCTTGATCTGCGCGCGGCGGGCCTTGGGGCGAAACTGGCCATGGCGCGCCGTCATACTGTGAAGATGTTCTACAACGCGGATTTTAACCAGGCGGACCTTGCTGGCGCGGGGGAATATTCAAAAAGTTTCGCGCCGGACAGGTAG
- a CDS encoding DUF1858 domain-containing protein, with product MEKVTKDMVLHQLIKAHPDTLKVFDSYGMGCKSCGGGKIETVEWSATVHGIDLDEFLRKLNAQAALEGAKGK from the coding sequence ATGGAAAAAGTGACGAAAGACATGGTGCTCCATCAGCTTATCAAGGCGCACCCGGATACCCTGAAAGTGTTTGATTCTTATGGCATGGGGTGCAAATCCTGTGGCGGGGGGAAGATAGAGACCGTCGAATGGAGCGCCACCGTGCACGGGATTGACCTCGACGAGTTTTTAAGAAAGCTCAACGCCCAGGCAGCCCTTGAAGGGGCAAAAGGGAAGTAG
- a CDS encoding 50S ribosomal protein L28 produces the protein MAKQCEVCGKKPMFGNNVSHAHNVTKRRWNPNLKSVRSVQPNGGNKRITVCVDCITSGKVTKPS, from the coding sequence ATGGCCAAGCAATGCGAAGTATGCGGCAAAAAGCCGATGTTCGGCAATAACGTGTCCCACGCCCACAACGTGACCAAACGGCGCTGGAACCCGAACTTAAAGTCCGTCCGGTCTGTGCAGCCCAACGGGGGCAACAAGCGGATCACCGTATGCGTGGACTGCATCACCTCCGGCAAGGTGACAAAGCCCTCATAA
- a CDS encoding GNAT family N-acetyltransferase, translating to MSGIIVRDARREDVPAIADLLAELYSIESQFTPRPEKQREGIRLALENPQLSRLLVAQAGGRVIGFANLQLMVSTYHGAITVHIDDFIIASANRGGGAGRTLMDGVLAKARELGAPRVTVNIDKANTQAYAFYGKMGFMAMDMERWQRAM from the coding sequence TTGTCCGGAATCATCGTGCGGGACGCCCGGCGGGAGGATGTCCCCGCCATCGCAGATCTGCTGGCCGAGCTTTATTCCATAGAGTCCCAGTTCACTCCTCGTCCCGAAAAACAGCGGGAAGGGATCCGCCTTGCGCTTGAAAATCCCCAACTCTCCCGCCTGCTGGTGGCCCAGGCCGGCGGGCGCGTGATCGGCTTTGCCAACCTGCAGCTGATGGTCAGCACATATCACGGCGCCATCACCGTCCACATTGACGATTTTATAATCGCAAGCGCAAACCGGGGCGGCGGCGCCGGGCGCACATTGATGGACGGTGTTTTGGCCAAGGCCCGGGAGCTTGGCGCCCCCCGCGTCACCGTGAACATAGACAAGGCCAACACGCAAGCTTATGCGTTTTACGGGAAGATGGGATTTATGGCGATGGACATGGAGAGGTGGCAAAGGGCGATGTAG
- a CDS encoding putative addiction module antidote protein, whose translation MREWLADIENAAAYLNESLENGNREEFLDALKMIANAQGIGVRGVAKATGLSRESLFRSLSKNGNPSSETLMLVMEPLGLGLRVEALSKTGKKNKPSAGKVHRAHAG comes from the coding sequence ATGCGTGAATGGCTGGCGGATATTGAAAATGCCGCCGCTTATTTGAACGAATCTCTTGAAAACGGCAACCGGGAGGAATTTTTGGACGCGCTCAAGATGATCGCCAATGCCCAGGGGATCGGTGTGCGAGGCGTCGCCAAAGCCACGGGACTTAGCCGGGAATCGCTGTTCCGGTCGCTTTCTAAAAACGGCAATCCCTCTTCGGAAACCCTTATGTTGGTGATGGAACCCTTGGGCCTCGGTTTGAGGGTGGAGGCATTGAGCAAGACCGGGAAAAAAAACAAACCATCCGCGGGAAAAGTTCATCGCGCCCACGCCGGGTAA
- a CDS encoding type II toxin-antitoxin system RelE/ParE family toxin, with amino-acid sequence MRTAKIYRTMAGDEPYVDFLKSLGDPIGAAQIVARVRRIELGGNLGDHKQLGDGVFELRMHASAGYRVYFGRQGETVIVLLSASAKGDQNRAIKKAKQYWLDYLARKEH; translated from the coding sequence ATGAGAACGGCCAAGATTTACCGGACTATGGCGGGTGATGAACCATATGTGGATTTTCTGAAAAGTCTTGGGGATCCAATCGGCGCCGCTCAAATTGTGGCGCGGGTGCGCCGAATCGAGTTGGGCGGAAATCTGGGTGATCACAAGCAATTGGGTGACGGTGTTTTTGAGTTGAGAATGCACGCGAGCGCTGGTTACCGTGTTTACTTCGGCAGGCAAGGTGAAACCGTCATTGTGCTTTTATCGGCCAGCGCAAAAGGTGACCAAAACAGGGCCATCAAAAAAGCCAAGCAGTATTGGCTGGATTATCTGGCCCGAAAGGAGCATTGA
- the uvrC gene encoding excinuclease ABC subunit UvrC, with product MADRFAHLRETLENLPADPGVYQMKDPSGKILYIGKAKSLKNRVRSYFQESAELSPRIALMVEKVAQIGLIVTGSEMEALVLEDNLIKREQPRYNVMLKDDKNYPYLKLTTGESFPRLMFVRRREDDKAMYFGPYVSARSVRSTLRLIHKIFPLRQSRDNLDGKDPRRPCLNYQMKHCLAPCAGLVSKEEYTELVNEVILFLKGRNTELLARMKGRMMEAADMELFEVAARYRDQIAAIEILSERQMATQTRLTDEDVIAINEEAGKAIIKIFQVRRGKIVGDRHFMFERLDKLDRPEALAAFIRQFYTGGMEVPSEVVVGEEPDGRESLEERLSVIRGTKAKIIVPERGPKRKLLDMAERNAALQLASLLNTSSARDVAMEEIRERLGLDRKPVVIEGIDISNTSGLASVGSVVCFKEGAASKPDYRKYKIKSVAGPDDYASLAEVIERKFTRIAGTGEPAPDLLLIDGGKGQLSAVMERFAAINLEPPAIVGVAKGADRENPETDEFYLPGQRRPVDFPPSSPGRSLLQQVRDEAHRFAVAYHRKVRGDEMMASKLDKVAGLGPKRKKLLLTKFGSLKRAREATVEELMETLKVTEKMAKKIREGM from the coding sequence ATGGCAGACAGATTCGCCCATTTGCGTGAGACCCTGGAAAACCTCCCGGCCGATCCGGGGGTGTACCAGATGAAGGATCCCTCCGGGAAAATCCTATATATCGGCAAGGCGAAATCGCTGAAAAACCGCGTGCGCTCCTACTTCCAGGAGTCGGCGGAGCTTTCGCCGCGCATTGCGCTGATGGTGGAAAAAGTGGCCCAGATCGGCCTTATCGTCACCGGGTCGGAAATGGAAGCGCTTGTGCTGGAGGACAACCTCATCAAGCGCGAACAGCCCCGCTATAACGTGATGCTAAAGGACGACAAGAACTACCCGTACTTAAAGCTCACCACCGGCGAATCGTTCCCGCGCCTTATGTTTGTGCGGCGGCGGGAGGACGACAAGGCGATGTATTTCGGCCCATACGTTTCCGCCAGGTCGGTGCGCTCCACCCTGCGGCTGATCCACAAGATTTTCCCGCTCCGGCAAAGCAGGGACAACCTGGACGGAAAGGACCCGCGCCGGCCTTGCCTGAACTACCAGATGAAACACTGTCTGGCCCCGTGCGCCGGGCTTGTGTCCAAGGAGGAATACACCGAGCTTGTCAACGAAGTGATCCTGTTCCTGAAAGGACGGAACACCGAGCTTCTGGCGCGCATGAAGGGGCGGATGATGGAGGCGGCGGACATGGAGCTTTTCGAGGTGGCGGCGCGATATCGCGACCAGATCGCCGCCATCGAAATATTGAGCGAGAGGCAGATGGCCACGCAGACAAGGCTCACCGACGAAGACGTGATCGCCATCAACGAAGAGGCTGGCAAGGCGATAATAAAGATATTCCAGGTGCGCCGGGGCAAAATCGTCGGGGACAGGCATTTCATGTTCGAAAGGCTGGACAAGCTGGACAGGCCGGAGGCTCTGGCGGCGTTCATCCGCCAGTTCTACACAGGCGGTATGGAAGTTCCATCGGAGGTGGTGGTGGGCGAGGAGCCGGACGGGCGCGAATCGCTGGAGGAGCGGCTCTCCGTCATTCGCGGGACGAAGGCGAAGATCATCGTGCCGGAACGCGGGCCGAAAAGGAAACTTCTGGACATGGCCGAACGCAACGCGGCGCTGCAGCTTGCAAGCCTGCTGAACACCTCGTCGGCGCGGGATGTTGCGATGGAAGAAATCCGTGAAAGGCTGGGGCTGGACCGCAAACCAGTGGTGATCGAAGGGATAGACATATCCAACACCAGCGGGCTGGCCTCCGTGGGGTCGGTGGTATGTTTCAAGGAGGGCGCCGCGTCAAAGCCGGATTACCGCAAATACAAGATCAAAAGCGTGGCCGGGCCGGACGATTACGCATCGCTGGCGGAGGTGATAGAGCGCAAGTTCACGCGTATTGCCGGAACTGGCGAACCTGCGCCAGACCTTCTGCTGATAGACGGAGGCAAAGGGCAATTGAGCGCGGTGATGGAACGGTTCGCGGCGATTAATTTGGAGCCACCTGCCATCGTCGGCGTGGCCAAAGGAGCGGACAGGGAGAATCCGGAGACTGACGAGTTCTACCTTCCCGGCCAGCGCAGACCGGTGGACTTTCCCCCATCATCCCCCGGGCGAAGCCTATTGCAGCAGGTGCGCGACGAAGCCCACCGTTTCGCCGTGGCGTATCACCGCAAGGTGCGCGGCGACGAGATGATGGCCTCAAAACTCGACAAAGTGGCCGGCCTCGGCCCGAAACGCAAGAAACTGTTGCTGACTAAATTCGGCTCATTGAAACGGGCGAGAGAGGCGACTGTGGAGGAGTTGATGGAAACGTTGAAGGTGACGGAGAAGATGGCGAAGAAGATAAGGGAGGGGATGTAG